One part of the Streptomyces ferrugineus genome encodes these proteins:
- a CDS encoding PucR family transcriptional regulator: MSHVIRRASELALDETTVTALRAALKTTADEVVQAIIDEVPSYAGALSGRMGGTIRRAVRTALGHYLDVASGNATGGDAGDAAYELGRGEVRDGRSMDALLSAYRVGARVAWRCLAAGAVPAGLPAAEVAKFAELTFAYIDELSAASAAGHADELAARGRAHERHLEHLARDLLAGASPDVLLASAQRAGWQPPVSLTAVLLPAAQARPAHRALDPSALVLDDLPDATGVLLVPDADRPHLLRQLTDRTAVVGPARPWTRASASYARAVRAHSLSCDIRDTEDHLPELVLSADADALADLRARALAPLRALPDATARRLEETLRAWLLHQGRREEVAAALFVHPQTVRYRMSQLRELFPDLASPHRVLELTLAVGLRVS, translated from the coding sequence ATGAGCCATGTGATCCGGAGGGCCAGCGAACTGGCCCTGGATGAGACGACGGTCACCGCACTTCGGGCCGCGCTGAAGACGACCGCCGACGAGGTCGTCCAGGCGATCATCGACGAGGTCCCTTCCTACGCAGGCGCCCTTTCGGGCCGTATGGGTGGCACCATCCGCCGGGCCGTCCGCACCGCCCTGGGCCACTACCTGGACGTGGCGAGCGGGAACGCCACAGGCGGCGACGCCGGTGACGCGGCTTACGAGCTGGGCCGCGGCGAGGTGCGTGACGGCCGTTCGATGGACGCCCTGCTCAGCGCCTACCGCGTCGGCGCCCGCGTGGCCTGGCGTTGCCTGGCAGCGGGTGCCGTACCCGCAGGTCTGCCCGCCGCCGAGGTCGCCAAGTTCGCCGAGCTGACCTTCGCCTACATCGACGAGCTCTCCGCCGCGAGCGCCGCAGGCCACGCCGACGAACTGGCCGCCCGGGGCAGGGCCCACGAGCGCCACCTGGAACACCTGGCCCGCGACCTCCTCGCCGGCGCGAGCCCGGACGTGCTGCTTGCCTCTGCTCAACGGGCCGGGTGGCAGCCTCCGGTTTCGCTGACCGCGGTCCTGCTGCCCGCCGCCCAGGCCCGGCCTGCCCACCGCGCGCTCGACCCGAGCGCCCTCGTCCTCGACGATCTGCCGGACGCCACCGGTGTGCTGCTCGTCCCCGACGCCGACCGACCACATCTCTTGCGGCAGCTGACCGACCGCACCGCCGTGGTCGGCCCGGCCCGGCCATGGACTCGTGCGTCCGCCTCGTACGCACGAGCCGTACGCGCGCACTCCCTCTCCTGCGATATCCGCGATACCGAGGACCACCTGCCCGAGCTGGTGCTGAGCGCCGACGCGGACGCGCTCGCAGACCTGCGTGCCCGAGCCCTCGCACCGTTGCGGGCCTTGCCTGACGCGACCGCGCGGCGGCTGGAGGAGACGTTGCGGGCGTGGCTGCTGCACCAGGGCAGGCGGGAGGAGGTGGCGGCGGCGTTGTTCGTCCATCCCCAGA